A window of the Lentisphaera araneosa HTCC2155 genome harbors these coding sequences:
- a CDS encoding levanase: MNYASKILTLFTCLAGFANAGSQPLFENSDFEKGDLTNWTAEGDAMIMQPTKGDQMQARKQGSTNIQGEYWIGTDEKYTGKKGRPAMKQGNAPMGRLVSKEFTISKPYINFRIAGSDDHNGVGVNLIIDGQELMGTSSLNRGETMSPISLDVRKYQGKKAQIVIFDQDQDQGHFGFVSVDDFQASKQANKTVFIPIKKPKLKNEWATFPEYKRVGYDQTLRPQFHFTSRIGWLNDPNGMVYSDGEWFMYFQHYSKGNANGPKSWGSSVSTNLMNWKQFDHAINPYDNVMWEGGNKHAIWSGSAVVDINNALGKQKADTKTLFALYTATHSNKEKQVEFFQGGMYSTDKGRTWTIINDGKPVIPHQKGRSGSQRDPRIFYYELGGYYVTIMMIGGKDRAVRLWKSEDLLNWEFMSDIPNKAAECIDMYTVAVDGNPNKVICP, from the coding sequence ATGAACTACGCAAGTAAAATTTTAACTTTATTCACCTGCCTTGCTGGATTCGCAAATGCAGGATCTCAACCACTTTTTGAAAACAGTGATTTTGAAAAAGGAGATCTAACTAACTGGACGGCCGAGGGAGATGCTATGATTATGCAACCTACTAAAGGTGATCAAATGCAAGCCCGCAAACAGGGATCCACAAACATTCAAGGTGAATACTGGATTGGCACAGACGAGAAATACACCGGCAAGAAAGGTCGACCAGCCATGAAACAAGGTAATGCTCCAATGGGACGTTTAGTGTCTAAAGAATTCACAATATCCAAACCTTACATAAATTTTCGTATTGCAGGAAGCGATGACCATAATGGCGTTGGAGTTAACCTAATAATAGACGGTCAAGAACTCATGGGAACCTCAAGTCTAAATCGGGGTGAGACAATGTCCCCCATAAGTCTTGATGTTCGCAAGTATCAGGGTAAAAAAGCCCAAATAGTCATTTTTGATCAAGATCAAGATCAAGGGCATTTTGGTTTTGTGTCTGTGGATGACTTCCAGGCTAGCAAGCAAGCTAATAAGACTGTTTTTATTCCTATTAAAAAACCAAAACTCAAAAATGAGTGGGCTACTTTCCCGGAATATAAACGCGTGGGCTATGATCAAACATTACGACCACAATTCCACTTTACTTCTCGTATAGGTTGGCTTAATGACCCCAATGGCATGGTTTACTCTGATGGAGAGTGGTTTATGTACTTCCAACATTATTCAAAAGGCAACGCCAACGGGCCTAAATCTTGGGGAAGCTCTGTAAGTACAAATCTTATGAACTGGAAACAGTTCGACCATGCTATTAACCCCTATGATAACGTCATGTGGGAAGGTGGTAATAAACACGCTATTTGGTCCGGTTCAGCTGTCGTTGACATTAATAATGCTTTAGGAAAACAAAAAGCTGACACAAAAACATTATTTGCCCTCTACACCGCGACTCACAGCAATAAAGAAAAACAAGTAGAGTTTTTTCAAGGAGGTATGTACTCAACTGACAAAGGGCGTACTTGGACAATCATTAATGATGGAAAACCCGTTATTCCTCATCAAAAAGGACGCTCAGGCAGCCAACGCGATCCACGTATCTTTTACTATGAGCTGGGCGGTTATTACGTGACAATCATGATGATTGGCGGCAAGGACCGGGCCGTTCGTCTTTGGAAATCGGAGGACTTACTCAATTGGGAATTTATGAGTGACATACCCAACAAAGCCGCAGAATGCATCGATATGTACACAGTGGCGGTCGATGGCAACCCAAATAAGGTCATTTGTCCGTGA
- a CDS encoding PSD1 and planctomycete cytochrome C domain-containing protein gives MTKTSTLLSVLICGGNLFANQGYEFFEKNIRPVLAESCYDCHNSLSKKEGGKKKSGLALDWKEPFLKGGDMGDTLIPGNSKDSFLMATIRHEEEDMEMPAKAPKLSPEVIANFAKWIDMGAPDPRTTKPTKKDLENAIPWSTVRDKRAKWWSFKEVENHPVPKVKNTRFQKQPIDAFIAEKQEDNQLKPLGKAQPETLIRRTSLVLLGLPPDYKDVLEFKKNPSQENFEKYVDKLLSSPKFGERWARHWMDWYRFANTHGSEGDPNIPYAGVYRDYLIRALNEDIPYNQLLTEHIAGDLLKNPRINKDLKINESAIGPAHFRMNPYGFGVTDAYAEQVTSTDNQIDVVSKAMLGITVSCARCHHHKFDPISQDDFHRFFGILDSTKMGNVLISTPDQLEINKKEIAELKKEIHKELADYWISQDHDFAALHKRANEVIDITKEMRKIPHNKRTEEQQVLFDRDRELRDFLNKSQTFYLFRAKNGKDLENKINGLRDEIKKNKSFNDELRKSADLYLDFRQQSDLDKLKISGNSTANKVSPSGSFALFGENEYAVNGIYPRGVYSHLISDKHAAVLMTNNFRATQKGMWLNGLGAHANMKAPVRNYPLSHGLLHPTHEFHANQNWKWNKPNHKWDYWRDERLHFEIRTAKDAVHGRRNSDRSWFGMTELIIAKEEPRVIPVNFIEVLGEDLEISNQQQLMSAFKNALKQSLQAWKQGTMTDAEAKYVDLMLKQGILNNELASMPQRLQKIINKYRELEKEIIIPKRAPGLHESEVLNSKLFVRGDHKKESHEVPRSFLEVFSDKEYTSENSGRLQLAKDITSDTNPLKSRVLVNRLWNYVFGNGIVPSTDNFGLLGKKPTHPELLDYLALDFEKNNWSIKTAIRKMMISETFQLSSEPSQENLDQDITNTYLSYYTPRRLDAEAIKDSLHFVGTKNYRSMRHDIIRNRLDKFNESFDFPVPMTTMSKRNITNVPAQALLLMNGPIAKNMSNHLTGHVENRTKGKGPEAFIIGLYKRLYARNPEQAEIAACLEYLKNHKNNELALALLNSKEFIYVY, from the coding sequence ATGACAAAAACTTCTACATTATTAAGTGTTCTAATCTGCGGGGGCAATTTATTTGCCAACCAGGGTTATGAATTCTTTGAAAAAAATATACGCCCTGTACTAGCTGAAAGTTGTTATGATTGCCACAATAGCTTGAGTAAAAAAGAGGGTGGTAAAAAGAAAAGCGGCTTAGCCCTTGACTGGAAAGAACCTTTTCTCAAGGGTGGGGATATGGGCGACACACTGATTCCGGGCAATTCTAAAGACAGTTTTCTGATGGCAACCATTCGCCATGAAGAGGAAGATATGGAGATGCCTGCCAAAGCGCCAAAGCTGTCTCCAGAAGTGATTGCGAACTTCGCAAAGTGGATCGACATGGGAGCACCTGATCCGAGAACAACGAAACCCACTAAGAAAGACTTAGAAAATGCAATTCCTTGGTCAACAGTTCGAGATAAGCGCGCTAAATGGTGGTCGTTTAAGGAAGTCGAGAATCACCCCGTGCCCAAAGTGAAAAATACGCGTTTTCAAAAACAGCCAATTGATGCCTTTATTGCTGAAAAACAGGAAGATAATCAACTTAAGCCTTTAGGAAAAGCTCAACCAGAAACACTCATTCGCCGAACTTCCTTGGTTTTACTTGGCCTCCCTCCCGATTACAAAGACGTCCTCGAATTCAAAAAGAATCCCAGTCAGGAAAACTTTGAAAAGTATGTCGATAAACTTTTGAGTTCACCTAAATTTGGTGAGCGCTGGGCGCGTCACTGGATGGATTGGTACCGTTTCGCCAATACTCACGGTTCAGAAGGCGATCCCAATATACCCTATGCAGGGGTTTATAGAGATTATTTGATAAGAGCACTGAATGAGGATATCCCCTACAATCAGCTTTTAACCGAGCATATTGCGGGAGACTTACTCAAAAATCCCCGTATCAATAAAGATTTAAAAATCAACGAATCCGCGATTGGCCCAGCTCATTTTCGCATGAATCCCTACGGTTTTGGCGTGACAGATGCTTATGCGGAACAAGTCACTTCAACCGACAATCAAATTGACGTAGTTTCTAAAGCCATGCTCGGCATTACAGTTTCTTGTGCGCGTTGCCACCATCATAAATTTGACCCCATTAGTCAGGATGACTTCCATCGTTTCTTCGGTATCCTGGATTCTACTAAAATGGGTAATGTACTCATTAGTACACCCGATCAACTAGAGATTAATAAAAAAGAAATAGCTGAGCTCAAAAAAGAAATTCATAAAGAACTAGCGGATTACTGGATCAGTCAGGATCACGATTTTGCAGCTCTACACAAACGAGCTAATGAGGTCATCGATATTACCAAAGAAATGCGTAAAATACCTCACAATAAAAGAACGGAAGAGCAACAAGTCCTTTTTGACCGCGACCGTGAGTTGAGAGATTTTTTGAATAAATCACAGACCTTTTATCTCTTTAGAGCAAAAAATGGTAAAGACTTAGAAAATAAGATTAACGGCCTTAGAGATGAGATTAAAAAGAATAAATCATTTAATGATGAACTCAGAAAATCAGCTGATTTATATTTAGATTTCCGTCAGCAAAGTGACTTAGATAAGTTAAAGATTTCCGGTAACTCTACTGCAAACAAAGTAAGTCCATCCGGGAGCTTTGCTCTCTTCGGAGAAAATGAATATGCAGTCAATGGTATTTATCCCAGAGGTGTTTATTCCCATCTCATTTCGGATAAACATGCGGCTGTCTTGATGACGAATAATTTTAGAGCAACTCAAAAAGGCATGTGGTTAAATGGTCTAGGTGCTCATGCAAATATGAAAGCGCCTGTAAGAAATTACCCATTAAGCCATGGTCTTTTACATCCTACTCATGAGTTCCACGCGAATCAAAACTGGAAGTGGAATAAACCAAACCATAAATGGGATTACTGGAGAGATGAGCGTTTGCATTTCGAGATCAGAACGGCGAAAGATGCGGTTCACGGTCGAAGAAACTCAGATCGCAGCTGGTTTGGTATGACTGAACTCATAATTGCCAAAGAGGAGCCTCGTGTCATTCCTGTTAACTTTATTGAGGTACTTGGTGAAGACCTAGAAATAAGCAATCAGCAGCAATTGATGTCTGCCTTCAAAAATGCCCTTAAGCAGTCCTTGCAGGCTTGGAAGCAGGGGACAATGACTGATGCTGAGGCAAAATATGTGGATCTCATGCTCAAACAAGGTATTCTCAATAATGAGCTGGCTTCTATGCCGCAACGATTACAGAAAATTATTAACAAATATAGAGAGCTGGAAAAGGAAATTATTATTCCAAAAAGAGCTCCAGGCCTGCACGAAAGTGAAGTGCTTAATTCCAAGCTCTTTGTTCGCGGTGACCATAAAAAAGAGAGTCATGAAGTTCCTCGGTCATTTTTAGAGGTTTTCTCTGATAAGGAATACACATCAGAAAACTCCGGAAGACTTCAATTGGCTAAGGATATCACCTCAGATACCAATCCACTCAAATCACGAGTACTGGTAAATCGTCTATGGAATTACGTCTTCGGCAACGGAATTGTTCCTTCTACAGATAATTTTGGCCTGCTTGGTAAAAAGCCTACTCATCCCGAGCTGTTGGATTACCTGGCCTTGGATTTCGAAAAAAATAATTGGTCCATCAAGACAGCCATTCGCAAGATGATGATTTCCGAAACCTTTCAATTATCTTCTGAACCATCGCAGGAAAATTTAGATCAGGATATCACCAATACTTACCTGAGTTATTACACACCTCGCAGGCTTGATGCCGAAGCCATCAAAGACAGCTTACACTTTGTTGGCACTAAGAATTACAGAAGTATGAGACACGATATTATTCGAAACCGCTTGGATAAATTTAACGAAAGTTTCGATTTTCCCGTTCCCATGACCACAATGAGTAAACGAAACATCACCAATGTTCCAGCTCAGGCTCTGTTATTGATGAATGGTCCAATAGCAAAAAATATGAGTAACCACCTCACTGGGCATGTTGAGAATAGGACTAAAGGCAAAGGACCTGAAGCTTTTATTATTGGACTTTATAAGCGCTTGTATGCTCGCAACCCTGAACAAGCCGAAATTGCGGCATGCCTGGAATATTTAAAGAATCACAAAAATAACGAACTTGCTCTAGCACTGCTCAACTCAAAGGAGTTTATCTATGTCTACTAA
- a CDS encoding DUF1670 domain-containing protein translates to MRTRQVLSSTIISMVNKFYPETSHLKQGQTPWVTTDKNATKSYGKKINQTPLVSVILDLVRAEDIQERKDGKKLRDIKKEAVARMLKQSYKQGGCMTSVELAILLKISPPTVGKYIKEWELEHNEVLPRRGSIHDMGPTLTHKKIIIEKLFIKKLSVQQVSRETYHSFQAIQRYISKFKQVLICYKKGMNINEIAKVIGNTPRLIKEYEAIILEYKDRGFVLEQIINTDAKVDSQYETIVNDLNSQKN, encoded by the coding sequence ATGAGGACTCGGCAAGTTTTGAGCTCAACTATTATCTCTATGGTCAATAAATTCTATCCCGAAACTTCTCATTTAAAACAGGGTCAGACGCCATGGGTGACCACTGACAAAAATGCGACTAAATCATACGGAAAAAAGATCAATCAAACACCTTTAGTGAGTGTTATCCTAGATTTAGTACGAGCAGAAGATATTCAAGAGCGCAAAGACGGTAAGAAGCTCAGAGACATAAAAAAGGAAGCTGTTGCAAGGATGCTCAAACAAAGTTATAAGCAAGGTGGCTGTATGACCTCGGTTGAATTAGCCATTCTTTTAAAGATCTCTCCACCAACTGTGGGTAAGTATATTAAAGAATGGGAACTGGAACACAATGAGGTCTTACCTCGAAGAGGTTCAATACATGATATGGGGCCAACTCTCACGCACAAAAAAATTATAATTGAAAAACTTTTCATAAAGAAACTCAGCGTTCAACAAGTAAGTCGTGAGACTTATCATTCATTCCAGGCTATCCAGCGTTATATCAGCAAATTTAAACAGGTTCTTATCTGTTATAAGAAGGGCATGAATATCAATGAGATCGCCAAAGTTATTGGAAATACACCCCGGTTAATCAAAGAATATGAAGCTATCATCTTGGAGTACAAAGACCGAGGGTTTGTTTTAGAGCAAATCATCAATACGGACGCAAAGGTGGACTCACAATACGAAACCATCGTCAATGACTTGAACTCTCAGAAAAACTAA
- a CDS encoding substrate-binding domain-containing protein: MKSRKNKTQEIYEFLKKEIEAGTYEMGELLPTDLQISEKFSTSRPTVAKAVQRLVEENVLGRKAGFGTYLKNKPQTAGSNEQITLGLLIPSLGETEIFEPICAQIASLADSHNFNLLWGNAGSSLNNSTAVAEKLAYKYVQEEVDGVFFTPLELHDDSDEVNARILELFKKAHIPVILLDRDVAKAPLKSEYDLIGINNVEAGFLIGSHLIERKCQSIAFITRPNIASTVHMRLMGLREAILQAKLSHDSVEEIMVDDDIAELAKIIAPKDFDALAVYNDAAAAELSMALNDLGINIPDDIKICSFDDVKYAKLLKTPLTTYRQPCRDIGSTAVEIMMSRIQNPGMTARKVLLHGELIIRESSK; encoded by the coding sequence ATGAAAAGTCGAAAAAACAAAACACAGGAAATCTACGAGTTCCTCAAGAAGGAAATCGAAGCAGGCACCTATGAAATGGGCGAGCTGCTCCCCACTGATCTGCAAATCTCAGAAAAATTCAGTACCAGTCGCCCTACTGTTGCCAAAGCCGTACAAAGACTCGTCGAAGAAAATGTTCTTGGTCGAAAAGCTGGCTTTGGGACATATCTGAAAAATAAACCGCAAACCGCCGGTAGTAATGAGCAGATTACTCTTGGCTTACTCATTCCCTCTCTTGGCGAAACAGAGATTTTTGAACCCATCTGCGCGCAAATTGCCAGCCTGGCTGACTCGCATAACTTCAACCTCCTGTGGGGAAATGCCGGCTCAAGCCTCAATAATAGCACTGCTGTGGCAGAAAAACTCGCTTATAAATACGTCCAGGAAGAAGTCGACGGTGTTTTTTTCACGCCACTGGAACTGCACGATGACTCCGACGAAGTTAACGCACGTATCCTCGAGCTCTTTAAAAAGGCTCATATCCCCGTCATCCTTCTCGATCGTGATGTGGCCAAAGCTCCGCTAAAAAGTGAATACGACCTAATTGGTATCAATAATGTTGAAGCCGGATTTCTTATCGGTTCACATTTGATTGAACGCAAATGTCAATCCATTGCCTTTATTACTCGCCCTAATATCGCTAGTACCGTTCACATGCGACTCATGGGTTTGCGCGAAGCCATACTTCAGGCCAAGCTCTCGCACGACTCTGTCGAAGAAATCATGGTCGATGATGATATTGCGGAGCTCGCAAAGATTATTGCTCCCAAAGATTTTGATGCCCTCGCCGTTTACAATGATGCCGCCGCCGCTGAGCTCAGCATGGCTCTCAATGATCTCGGCATAAATATTCCGGATGATATCAAAATCTGTTCTTTCGATGATGTAAAATATGCCAAGCTTCTCAAGACACCGCTAACGACTTATCGGCAGCCTTGTCGTGATATTGGCTCCACTGCCGTAGAAATCATGATGTCCAGAATTCAAAACCCCGGCATGACGGCTAGAAAAGTTTTGCTCCACGGCGAACTGATTATCAGAGAATCTTCTAAGTAA
- a CDS encoding DUF1670 domain-containing protein, translating into MSIQIANSQENQSRRLSLKTMNQQMSHLAVHGAGLSPWEAKELVRMIDEVYFSYSQKELKEGQLKYNCVSTKEGAGKALKDCEMISVTLSVFSDFDEEELPNRKNKQRQVVRRQRRLIRLSEEARDQGGLLSQEDLAKLLMCDTKTIRRDIKHLQEEGIVIPTRGQQKDIGPGVTHRELVIRHWVEGKEEVEVASATKHSMGAVESYLQKFKVAVYLRVGKSFTDHEIAVVAGISQRGVKTFLKIYDEFKNKDMFKHRLDEILLTGDEYYKEVGEKKDSLLSNLSNPVWSRA; encoded by the coding sequence ATGAGTATACAAATAGCGAACTCTCAAGAAAATCAAAGTCGTCGCTTATCTTTAAAAACAATGAACCAGCAAATGAGTCACTTGGCGGTTCATGGAGCGGGCCTAAGTCCCTGGGAAGCCAAAGAACTGGTTCGCATGATAGATGAGGTCTATTTTTCCTATAGCCAAAAGGAACTTAAAGAAGGTCAACTCAAGTACAACTGCGTCTCGACCAAGGAAGGTGCAGGTAAGGCACTCAAAGACTGTGAAATGATAAGCGTCACTCTAAGTGTATTCAGTGATTTTGACGAAGAAGAGTTGCCCAATAGAAAAAATAAACAACGGCAAGTTGTTCGCCGTCAGCGTAGGTTAATACGTTTGAGCGAAGAGGCTCGCGATCAAGGAGGTCTATTAAGCCAGGAGGATTTGGCCAAGCTGTTGATGTGCGATACAAAAACGATCCGACGTGATATCAAACACTTACAAGAGGAAGGTATTGTCATTCCGACGCGTGGCCAACAAAAAGATATTGGTCCTGGAGTTACACACCGTGAATTGGTCATTCGTCATTGGGTGGAAGGCAAAGAAGAAGTTGAAGTTGCGAGTGCTACAAAACATTCGATGGGCGCCGTTGAGAGTTACCTTCAAAAGTTTAAAGTTGCGGTTTACTTACGGGTAGGGAAGAGCTTCACTGACCATGAAATCGCGGTAGTTGCAGGAATCTCACAACGCGGCGTGAAGACATTCCTTAAGATTTACGACGAGTTTAAGAATAAAGATATGTTCAAACATCGTCTGGATGAAATCCTGCTTACAGGAGATGAATACTATAAGGAAGTTGGCGAAAAAAAAGACTCACTACTGTCGAATCTATCAAATCCCGTATGGAGCAGAGCATGA
- a CDS encoding prepilin-type N-terminal cleavage/methylation domain-containing protein: MKKRPPRCTYAPFTLIELLVVVAIIGILASLLLPMLGKSRQNAKQVVCLNKIKQYSLASLTYALDFEQMIPHTTKESMAPWDQWYDRLDATGYMSNAADTDNLSCPSANPILNHWSSGFGPNDHIGWRDPSTNPADIKSSHPTETILIMDTVNNGSFSVVYRWQTLSNNLFIPEKNTRIPRHNNKANASFLDGHAKALTVNYLIQKSYWQSETWIP, translated from the coding sequence ATGAAAAAAAGACCCCCTCGCTGCACCTATGCGCCCTTTACACTCATCGAACTTTTGGTGGTTGTTGCTATTATAGGTATACTCGCCAGCCTACTCTTGCCTATGCTCGGCAAATCTAGACAAAACGCCAAACAAGTTGTCTGCCTCAACAAAATAAAACAATACAGCCTAGCCAGCTTAACGTATGCGCTTGACTTCGAGCAAATGATCCCACACACCACAAAAGAAAGCATGGCACCTTGGGACCAATGGTATGACCGTCTTGATGCCACTGGATATATGTCAAACGCCGCCGACACCGACAACCTTTCCTGCCCCTCCGCAAATCCCATTTTAAATCATTGGTCCTCTGGCTTTGGCCCCAACGACCATATTGGTTGGCGCGATCCAAGCACCAACCCTGCCGATATTAAAAGTTCACATCCGACCGAAACAATTTTAATTATGGATACCGTAAACAATGGAAGTTTTAGTGTCGTCTACAGGTGGCAGACATTATCAAATAACTTGTTTATTCCTGAAAAAAACACACGCATACCTCGACACAACAATAAAGCCAATGCCTCATTTTTAGACGGACATGCCAAGGCTTTGACTGTTAACTATCTCATCCAAAAGAGTTATTGGCAATCTGAAACTTGGATACCATAG
- a CDS encoding DUF1501 domain-containing protein gives MSTNINRRDFMKLTSMGVSATALSGMINSAEAAEYKPKFHHKAKAKSVIFLYMSGGVSHVDSFDPKPLLKKMHGKPMPTKVQKTQFDNNGNIFQSPWESKKYGQSGIELTNLFPKINEKIDDIAVVRSMTAKFSEHAQGNFFMHTGFPFLGYPSAGAWVSYGCGSMNKNLPSYVVLKTKNAGIPHGGVSVFGNAFLPAVHQGSIFNISGDRAVPNIKPWMQNKKQTEMLSLVKNLDQRFSKKIAYEEAIVSSVKNTETAYEMQESVPELTDISKESQATLDAYGVNDQDKNKSEYAKQCLMARRLVERGVRFVELSCCRAAGAGGGGAANPWDQHGNLPKGHKQMADHVDQPIAALLTDLKERGLLDETLVVFTGEFGRTPFSQGSNGRDHNPYGFSLWMAGGGVKGGTVYGATDELGYYAVDKISTVYDLWATVLHQLGINHEKLTYRFSGRDIRLTDVHGHVWKDILV, from the coding sequence ATGTCTACTAATATCAATCGTCGAGACTTCATGAAACTCACCTCAATGGGCGTGAGTGCCACAGCTTTGTCCGGAATGATAAATTCTGCGGAAGCCGCAGAATATAAACCCAAATTTCATCATAAAGCCAAAGCTAAATCCGTAATTTTCCTCTACATGTCTGGAGGCGTTTCCCACGTCGATTCTTTTGATCCTAAGCCGCTGCTTAAAAAGATGCATGGCAAGCCCATGCCCACCAAGGTGCAAAAAACTCAGTTTGATAATAATGGCAATATTTTTCAAAGTCCTTGGGAAAGTAAAAAGTATGGTCAATCGGGGATTGAACTCACCAATCTCTTTCCTAAAATAAACGAAAAGATTGATGATATTGCCGTGGTTCGTTCCATGACCGCAAAATTCTCTGAGCACGCCCAAGGGAATTTCTTTATGCACACGGGCTTCCCCTTCCTTGGTTATCCCTCTGCGGGAGCTTGGGTGAGTTATGGCTGTGGATCAATGAACAAAAATTTACCTTCTTATGTGGTTTTAAAAACCAAGAATGCCGGCATTCCGCATGGTGGTGTGAGTGTATTTGGCAATGCCTTCCTTCCAGCCGTTCATCAGGGTTCAATCTTCAATATCTCTGGCGATCGCGCCGTTCCTAATATTAAGCCTTGGATGCAAAATAAGAAGCAAACAGAAATGCTTTCCCTGGTTAAAAACCTCGATCAGCGCTTCTCTAAAAAAATTGCTTACGAAGAGGCTATTGTCTCCTCAGTGAAAAATACTGAGACCGCTTATGAAATGCAGGAGTCCGTCCCTGAGCTTACAGATATCTCTAAAGAGTCTCAAGCGACTCTCGATGCCTACGGGGTGAATGATCAAGATAAAAACAAATCAGAATACGCAAAGCAGTGTCTCATGGCTCGTCGCTTAGTTGAGCGTGGTGTGCGCTTTGTCGAGTTATCTTGCTGCCGAGCTGCGGGCGCAGGTGGTGGTGGAGCCGCCAACCCTTGGGATCAGCACGGTAATTTGCCAAAGGGTCATAAACAAATGGCGGACCACGTGGATCAACCCATTGCTGCGCTTTTAACTGATCTAAAAGAACGTGGTTTACTCGATGAAACTCTCGTGGTCTTCACTGGTGAGTTTGGTCGTACACCCTTCTCGCAAGGCTCCAATGGACGTGACCATAACCCCTATGGCTTCTCACTCTGGATGGCGGGTGGTGGCGTCAAAGGTGGCACCGTTTACGGCGCCACTGATGAACTCGGTTATTACGCTGTAGATAAAATTTCCACTGTTTACGACCTCTGGGCAACAGTTCTCCACCAGCTCGGCATCAATCACGAGAAACTCACTTACCGCTTCTCAGGTCGCGATATTCGCCTCACCGATGTCCACGGCCACGTCTGGAAGGATATACTTGTTTAA
- a CDS encoding GH32 C-terminal domain-containing protein, with translation MKWVIADAGTYYEVGDFDGRNWKGFGDRSPNSKSDKKKDRLKFDYGDSYYAAQVFNQGPDGRVVHIGWLSSKQSGYRPFLDAGMPFTQQMSIPAEITLKSTSEGIRMYRNPVAEIAEMYIKSHRFEKISTDQANAKLAQLDLELIDATFNLKATQNIDFHVRGLKISYDKEKQVLRFFNSKRVEGEKAAHALGKRKKHPYRDNGIREIPTPSIDGKVKIRVLVDRASLEIFVNDGQAAASFVVVPDPANRKIHISGNTEFNSIEVNEIASIWQE, from the coding sequence ATGAAATGGGTCATTGCCGATGCTGGAACATACTACGAAGTAGGTGATTTTGATGGAAGAAACTGGAAAGGTTTTGGAGATAGATCACCAAATAGCAAAAGTGATAAGAAAAAAGATAGACTTAAATTCGATTATGGTGATAGTTATTATGCTGCACAGGTGTTTAACCAAGGCCCAGATGGTCGCGTTGTTCATATTGGCTGGCTGAGTAGCAAGCAAAGTGGCTACCGTCCCTTTTTAGATGCTGGCATGCCCTTCACACAACAAATGTCTATCCCCGCTGAAATCACCCTTAAAAGTACATCAGAAGGTATTCGCATGTATCGCAACCCAGTTGCAGAGATTGCAGAGATGTATATAAAATCTCACAGATTTGAAAAGATCAGCACAGATCAAGCTAACGCTAAACTAGCTCAACTTGACCTAGAACTCATTGATGCCACCTTTAATTTAAAAGCAACTCAAAACATTGACTTTCATGTCCGTGGATTAAAAATCAGCTATGACAAAGAAAAACAAGTCCTTCGTTTTTTCAATAGTAAGCGCGTCGAAGGCGAAAAAGCCGCCCATGCCTTAGGTAAACGTAAAAAACATCCCTATCGTGATAATGGCATCCGCGAAATCCCTACTCCAAGCATTGACGGCAAGGTCAAAATACGCGTCCTAGTGGATCGTGCTTCATTAGAAATTTTTGTAAATGATGGACAAGCAGCCGCCAGCTTTGTCGTTGTACCAGATCCCGCCAATCGCAAAATACACATCTCCGGTAACACCGAGTTCAATTCCATTGAAGTGAATGAAATTGCTTCAATTTGGCAGGAGTAA